From a single Anomaloglossus baeobatrachus isolate aAnoBae1 chromosome 4, aAnoBae1.hap1, whole genome shotgun sequence genomic region:
- the LOC142304365 gene encoding 2-acylglycerol O-acyltransferase 2-B-like produces the protein MWIQFAPLHVPLDRRLQTAAVLQWTFSFLALAQCCLVLYVLLVFSQYWALAVLYSAWLYIDWDTPSTGGRRSEWVRSWTVWKYFANYFPIKLVRTAPLDPQHNYILGFHPHGVLVVGAFGNFCTEGTGFSSLFPGLTPHLLMLPAWFRVPFFREYIMSGSLVSSDKKSASYLLSKKSGGQALVIAVGGPPEALDAKPGELTLQILKRTGFIKLALTHGAHLVPVLSFGENNLYYQVSNPPGSRLRSTQEKLQKIMGLAIPLFHGRGVFQYSLGLLPHRRPVYTVVGSPIPVMKNPSPSPEDITSLHALYVEKLKELFETHKIKYGIEKERQLVLL, from the exons CACAGTGCTGTTTGGTCCTCTATGTCCTCCTGGTTTTCTCCCAATATTGGGCCCTGGCTGTCCTCTACTCCGCATGGCTGTATATAGACTGGGACACCCCATCCACCGGCGGCCGGAGGTCGGAGTGGGTGCGGAGCTGGACTGTATGGAAGTATTTTGCCAATTACTTCCCTATCAAA CTGGTCCGGACGGCCCCTCTCGACCCTCAACACAATTACATCTTAGGATTCCACCCTCACGGGGTTCTTGTGGTCGGAGCTTTTGGAAATTTTTGCACTGAAGGAACGGGATTTTCCAGTCTCTTCCCAGGCCTCACTCCTCACCTCCTCATGCTGCCAGCTTGGTTCCGAGTGCCGTTCTTTCGCGAGTATATCATGAGTGGGA GTCTTGTGTCCTCTGACAAGAAAAGCGCCTCCTACCTCCTCTCTAAGAAGAGTGGCGGACAAGCTCTGGTCATAGCAGTTGGAGGTCCCCCAGAAGCTCTAGATGCAAAACCCGGAGAACTGACCCTACAAATCCTGAAGAGAACTGGTTTCATTAAACTGGCCTTGACCCATGG GGCTCACCTGGTCCCGGTTTTATCCTTCGGAGAGAACAACCTCTACTATCAGGTCAGCAATCCTCCGGGATCTCGTCTACGAAGCACCCAGGAAAAGCTGCAGAAAATTATGGGACTAGCCATACCCCTGTTCCATGGCCGGGGGGTCTTCCAGTACAGCTTGGGCCTACTTCCCCACAGGAGACCGGTCTATACAGTGG TTGGGTCCCCTATCCCGGTGATGAAAAACCCTTCTCCGTCTCCTGAGGACATCACATCCCTCCATGCTCTCTACGTAGAGAAGCTGAAGGAACTTTTTGAGACCCATAAAATAAAGTACGGAATTGAAAAAGAGCGTCAACTCGTGCTCCTCTGA